In the Clostridium beijerinckii genome, one interval contains:
- a CDS encoding exodeoxyribonuclease III, whose amino-acid sequence MKLKKLISWNVNGLRACVKKGFLEYFKEIDADIFCIQESKLQEGQIDLELDGYTSYWNYAEKKGYSGTAVFTKEEPLTVKRGIGIEEHDNEGRVLTLEYGNFYLVNVYTPNSKQGLERLDYRMVWEDVFRKYLKELEKNKPVIICGDLNVAHKEIDLKNPTSNRKNAGFTDEERSKITELLEAGFIDTYRYFYPDKEGMYSWWSYRFNARANNAGWRIDYFLVSESLKDKLEDAKIHMEVTGSDHCPVELTINL is encoded by the coding sequence ATGAAATTGAAAAAATTAATCTCATGGAACGTAAATGGGTTAAGAGCCTGCGTAAAAAAAGGCTTTTTAGAATATTTTAAGGAAATAGATGCTGATATATTTTGCATACAAGAAAGTAAACTTCAAGAAGGTCAAATAGATTTGGAACTAGATGGATATACAAGTTACTGGAATTATGCTGAAAAGAAAGGTTATTCAGGCACTGCTGTATTTACAAAAGAGGAGCCTTTAACTGTAAAAAGAGGTATTGGGATAGAAGAACATGATAACGAAGGAAGGGTACTTACTTTAGAGTATGGTAATTTTTACTTAGTAAATGTTTATACTCCTAATTCTAAGCAAGGATTAGAAAGACTTGATTATAGAATGGTATGGGAAGATGTATTTAGAAAATATTTAAAAGAACTTGAGAAAAACAAACCTGTAATAATTTGTGGGGATTTAAATGTTGCACATAAAGAAATAGATTTAAAAAATCCTACATCTAATAGAAAAAATGCAGGATTTACAGATGAGGAAAGATCTAAGATAACTGAACTATTAGAAGCAGGATTTATAGATACATATAGATATTTCTATCCTGATAAAGAAGGCATGTACTCATGGTGGTCGTATAGATTTAATGCCAGAGCTAATAATGCTGGATGGAGAATAGATTATTTCTTGGTTTCAGAAAGTCTTAAGGATAAATTAGAAGATGCAAAAATTCATATGGAAGTAACAGGATCAGATCATTGTCCAGTTGAGTTGACAATTAATCTATAA
- a CDS encoding YesL family protein yields MKLLTPNFEREGPDIEKDEPPKEGIHLFFELFTMRFWDIIKLNFVFVLYSLPIITIGPAFGAMTSILMSMIQRKHTYIFSDFHEAFKNNWKQSLFSGLIILIAFSFLGVSLSFYLKLAQEKSIFYFVFYLCLFITVLLALASMYIYPLLTTVSLPLKDVFKNSILLCIVCIRNTLLGELACALILGIHIFFFPISLPLFLMLTFGILSFISSFTAWIGIKRFIVQ; encoded by the coding sequence ATGAAACTATTAACCCCAAATTTCGAACGCGAAGGTCCTGATATAGAAAAGGACGAGCCTCCAAAGGAAGGTATACATTTATTTTTTGAATTATTTACTATGAGATTTTGGGATATAATTAAATTGAATTTTGTCTTTGTTTTATATTCCCTCCCTATTATTACAATCGGTCCAGCTTTCGGTGCTATGACTTCAATTTTAATGTCTATGATCCAAAGAAAGCATACTTATATTTTTTCAGATTTCCATGAAGCCTTTAAAAACAACTGGAAACAATCATTATTTAGTGGATTAATAATATTAATTGCATTTTCATTTTTAGGTGTTTCACTATCCTTTTATTTAAAATTAGCTCAAGAGAAATCTATTTTCTATTTTGTTTTCTATTTATGTCTTTTTATCACAGTTTTACTTGCACTTGCATCCATGTATATTTATCCGTTGCTTACTACTGTTTCTCTTCCTCTAAAAGATGTTTTTAAAAATTCTATATTACTTTGTATTGTGTGTATAAGAAATACATTGTTAGGCGAATTAGCCTGTGCACTAATATTAGGAATTCATATTTTCTTTTTTCCTATATCACTTCCGCTTTTCTTGATGCTTACATTTGGTATACTATCTTTCATTTCCAGCTTTACCGCTTGGATAGGCATAAAAAGATTTATTGTACAATGA
- a CDS encoding YgiQ family radical SAM protein — protein MTTERKFLPISKKDMRERGWEQLDFIIVTADAYIDHHSFGTAIISRVLEANGYKVGIIPQPDWDNIYDFQRFGKPKYAFLVNGGNMDPMVNHYTVSKRLREKDFYSPGGQMGLRPDRATIVYCNKIREAYKDIDIVIGGIEASLRRFAHYDYWSDKVRKSILIDSTADLLIYGMGEKQIVAVAESLKNKVRAKDITYIRGTCYATESLEDVQDYIEIPSYKEVSTNRYKYAEASKVEYEEQDSVRGNIIVQKHGSKYVVQNIPEAPLNREELDEVYGLPYMRDYHPVYEGKGGIAAIEEVKFSTVSSRGCFGDCKFCAITFHQGRVVQSRSKESILQEVEDITKLPDFKGYIHDVGGPTANFRKPACSKQLAFGACKNKECLSPDVCRNMDVDHTEYLDLLRSIRNVPKVKKAFVRSGLRYDYIMADKDDTFFKELVEHHVSGKLKVAPEHISKDVLKYMGKPAGETYDKFVNKFEKITKKLGKKQYIIPYLMSSHPGSTLECAIELAEYLRDINYQPEQVQDFYPTPGTLATTMYYTGLDPMTMKEVYVPKTKHEKAMQRALLQYKNPKYYTLVYEALTQAGRTDLIGNGPKCLIKDKNKSVKGYNSSVSRGNESQGTNRKKPSDRLKADRISDRREKGKKAKEKNSPNGKKKTIKKR, from the coding sequence ATGACAACTGAAAGAAAGTTTTTGCCCATAAGCAAAAAAGATATGAGAGAAAGAGGTTGGGAGCAATTAGATTTCATAATTGTTACAGCTGATGCATACATTGATCATCATAGTTTTGGTACTGCAATTATTTCGAGAGTACTTGAAGCAAATGGATATAAAGTTGGGATAATACCACAACCAGATTGGGATAATATTTATGATTTTCAGAGATTTGGGAAGCCTAAATATGCTTTCCTAGTTAATGGTGGAAACATGGATCCTATGGTCAATCATTATACTGTAAGTAAAAGATTAAGAGAAAAAGATTTCTATTCTCCAGGTGGACAAATGGGACTTAGGCCTGATAGAGCGACAATTGTTTATTGCAATAAGATAAGAGAAGCTTATAAAGATATAGATATTGTAATAGGAGGAATAGAAGCAAGTCTTAGAAGATTTGCTCATTACGATTATTGGAGTGATAAAGTAAGAAAATCAATATTAATTGATAGTACAGCTGACTTGTTAATTTATGGTATGGGTGAAAAACAAATAGTGGCCGTTGCAGAAAGTTTAAAGAATAAAGTTCGAGCAAAGGATATAACTTATATTAGAGGTACTTGCTATGCTACAGAAAGTTTAGAAGATGTGCAGGATTATATTGAAATTCCTTCGTATAAGGAAGTATCTACAAATAGATATAAATATGCGGAAGCAAGCAAAGTAGAATATGAAGAACAGGATTCTGTTCGTGGTAATATTATCGTACAAAAGCATGGAAGTAAATATGTGGTACAAAATATTCCAGAAGCCCCTTTAAATAGAGAGGAATTAGATGAAGTATATGGACTTCCATATATGAGAGATTACCATCCTGTTTATGAAGGGAAAGGCGGAATAGCTGCAATTGAAGAAGTTAAATTTAGTACAGTAAGTTCAAGAGGCTGTTTTGGAGATTGTAAATTTTGTGCTATAACTTTCCATCAGGGAAGAGTTGTTCAAAGTAGAAGTAAAGAATCAATATTACAAGAAGTAGAAGACATTACAAAACTTCCAGATTTTAAGGGATATATTCATGATGTAGGAGGGCCGACTGCAAACTTTAGAAAACCAGCTTGTTCTAAGCAGTTAGCTTTTGGAGCATGTAAAAATAAAGAGTGTTTATCTCCAGATGTTTGTAGAAATATGGATGTAGATCATACTGAATACCTTGATTTGTTAAGATCTATAAGGAATGTACCAAAAGTTAAAAAGGCATTTGTGCGCTCAGGTCTTAGATATGATTATATTATGGCTGATAAAGATGATACGTTTTTTAAAGAATTAGTAGAACATCATGTAAGTGGAAAATTAAAAGTTGCGCCTGAACATATTTCAAAAGATGTACTAAAATATATGGGTAAACCGGCTGGTGAAACTTATGATAAATTTGTAAATAAGTTTGAAAAAATAACAAAGAAACTTGGAAAAAAACAATATATAATTCCATATTTAATGTCATCTCATCCGGGAAGTACTTTAGAATGTGCAATTGAGCTTGCTGAGTATCTAAGAGATATTAACTATCAACCAGAGCAGGTACAAGATTTTTATCCAACACCAGGTACATTGGCTACAACAATGTATTATACCGGATTAGACCCAATGACAATGAAAGAAGTTTATGTACCAAAGACTAAGCATGAAAAAGCTATGCAAAGAGCTCTGCTTCAATATAAGAATCCAAAGTACTATACACTGGTCTATGAGGCATTAACACAAGCTGGTAGAACTGATTTGATAGGAAATGGTCCAAAATGTCTTATAAAAGACAAAAATAAAAGTGTCAAAGGTTATAATTCTAGCGTTTCCAGAGGTAATGAAAGCCAAGGAACTAATAGGAAAAAGCCTTCAGACAGATTAAAGGCTGATAGAATTTCTGATAGAAGAGAAAAAGGTAAGAAAGCAAAAGAAAAAAACTCGCCAAATGGCAAAAAGAAGACTATTAAGAAAAGATAA
- a CDS encoding AEC family transporter produces the protein MGDILIKAFSFILIIAIGYSFKRIGVFGPKDYKIITKIIMNITLPCALITGFANFKMDTSMLFIILLGFLGNIIMSFVGFVLARNKDNKEKAFNMLNLAGYNIGCFTLPYVQSFMGAYAVGITSLFDIGNSIMCTGGTYALASGVVGEGNDQSIRAFLRKMFSSVPFDTYMLMFIVTITGIKLPQVIYTVTSNLSAGNAFLSMLMIGMVFECKFRKEQLVKVASIISIRYLFAAIFAVIIYFCVPFSMEIKHVLVILVFGPVPVLAPVFTARCKCDEGLAGVVNSLCIPISIVIITLLLFIIN, from the coding sequence ATGGGGGATATTTTAATAAAAGCGTTTAGCTTTATATTGATTATTGCGATAGGATATAGTTTTAAAAGGATAGGGGTTTTTGGGCCTAAAGACTATAAAATTATAACTAAAATTATAATGAATATTACTTTACCGTGTGCACTTATTACTGGATTTGCAAATTTTAAAATGGATACATCAATGCTTTTTATTATTTTGCTTGGATTTTTGGGAAACATTATAATGTCTTTCGTTGGTTTTGTTTTAGCTAGGAATAAGGATAATAAAGAAAAAGCCTTTAATATGCTAAATTTAGCTGGATATAATATAGGATGTTTTACCCTACCATATGTGCAGAGTTTTATGGGTGCATATGCTGTTGGGATAACAAGTCTCTTTGATATAGGTAATTCGATTATGTGTACAGGAGGCACATATGCACTTGCATCAGGTGTTGTTGGTGAAGGAAATGATCAAAGCATTAGAGCATTTCTTAGAAAAATGTTCTCATCTGTACCTTTTGATACTTATATGCTTATGTTTATAGTGACAATTACAGGTATTAAGTTGCCACAGGTGATATATACAGTAACTTCAAATCTAAGTGCAGGAAATGCGTTTTTGTCCATGCTTATGATTGGCATGGTTTTTGAATGCAAATTCCGAAAAGAACAGCTAGTTAAAGTTGCTTCTATTATAAGTATACGTTACTTGTTTGCAGCAATATTTGCAGTTATTATTTATTTTTGTGTACCGTTCTCAATGGAAATTAAGCATGTACTAGTTATTTTGGTATTTGGCCCAGTTCCTGTTCTTGCACCAGTCTTTACGGCTAGATGTAAATGTGATGAAGGCTTAGCGGGGGTAGTAAATTCTTTATGTATACCTATAAGCATAGTTATAATAACTTTATTGTTGTTTATTATTAATTAG
- a CDS encoding ISLre2 family transposase, which produces MYELSLNDNGFTFKELEKRIYKYACDEACNALKSILESLDEKLLNERDSKVYRNKGRKQTCLRTIMGNVEYSRRVYELKLEDGKKATKYLLDEYLGMDTIGNVSINLVETILTNVADVSFRKTSENIKTMCNQEISAQGVWNVVQTVGEKIKELENRKIELDDKGVLKGEKEVPVLFQEQDGVWLYLQGKDRPKGKNKKKELKLAVSYTGWTLRPGSKKEYVVVDKTACASFSNSSHFKKLASATISEKYNVDEIQTRILNGDGAKWIKATCEDQDIHFQLDPFHVGQAIMRKVSDKRTQKQLLKLFREGKIDEGLEAIVNMMTLTNEEDVSFKKLTELYDYLAHNRDGLTPYKLRGNIDMPTAPEGIEYRNLGTMEHNICDVLAQRMKGRKMSWSINGADNLSKILSEKFSNRLFDTVDKIYRNIIPDNVIDTIVTKLPLTVFQANKESNKCKVYKCNSAQIPYSGAATTLGRKIVRDLCGLKSFSDISYS; this is translated from the coding sequence ATGTATGAATTAAGTTTAAATGATAATGGATTTACTTTCAAGGAGTTAGAGAAAAGAATTTATAAATATGCTTGTGATGAAGCTTGCAATGCATTAAAAAGCATATTAGAATCCTTGGATGAAAAACTACTTAATGAAAGAGATAGCAAGGTTTACCGTAATAAAGGCCGTAAGCAAACTTGTTTGAGGACTATTATGGGGAATGTAGAGTATTCTAGGCGTGTTTATGAATTAAAACTTGAGGATGGTAAGAAAGCAACTAAATACCTTTTGGATGAGTATTTAGGAATGGATACTATAGGAAATGTTTCTATAAATCTCGTAGAAACTATTTTGACTAACGTGGCGGATGTTTCTTTTAGAAAGACATCTGAGAATATTAAAACTATGTGTAATCAAGAAATTAGTGCTCAAGGCGTTTGGAACGTAGTTCAAACAGTTGGAGAAAAGATTAAAGAACTAGAAAATCGTAAAATTGAACTAGATGATAAAGGTGTGTTAAAAGGCGAAAAGGAAGTACCAGTATTGTTTCAAGAGCAAGATGGAGTTTGGCTCTATCTTCAAGGTAAAGATAGACCAAAAGGGAAAAATAAAAAGAAAGAGTTAAAACTAGCAGTATCATATACAGGCTGGACTTTACGTCCAGGAAGCAAAAAAGAATATGTAGTTGTTGATAAAACTGCTTGTGCAAGTTTTAGTAATTCTAGCCACTTTAAAAAGCTTGCTAGCGCAACAATTTCAGAAAAATACAATGTAGACGAAATTCAAACTAGAATATTAAACGGTGATGGAGCAAAGTGGATTAAGGCAACTTGTGAGGATCAAGACATTCATTTTCAACTAGATCCATTTCATGTAGGTCAAGCAATTATGCGTAAGGTAAGTGATAAAAGAACCCAAAAGCAATTATTAAAACTATTTAGAGAAGGTAAAATTGATGAAGGTCTAGAAGCTATTGTAAATATGATGACACTTACAAATGAAGAAGATGTTTCATTTAAGAAGCTTACTGAGTTATATGATTACTTAGCTCACAATAGAGATGGATTAACACCATATAAATTAAGAGGTAACATAGACATGCCTACGGCGCCGGAAGGCATAGAATACAGGAATTTAGGTACAATGGAACATAATATTTGTGATGTATTAGCTCAAAGGATGAAGGGCAGAAAAATGAGCTGGTCTATTAATGGTGCAGATAATTTATCTAAAATATTATCTGAAAAATTTAGTAATAGGTTGTTTGATACTGTGGATAAAATCTATAGAAATATTATTCCTGATAATGTTATTGATACAATAGTTACAAAACTACCATTAACAGTATTTCAAGCAAATAAAGAATCTAATAAATGTAAGGTATATAAGTGTAATAGCGCACAAATTCCGTACAGCGGAGCTGCCACAACGCTAGGTAGAAAAATAGTGCGTGATTTATGTGGATTAAAATCATTTAGTGATATTAGTTATAGTTAA
- a CDS encoding carbohydrate ABC transporter permease, with protein sequence MVKRFIYNKKAAPYVFILPFILVFLLFFISPMVNTVIMSFENVLPGSRKFVGFENYTKLLGDKVFLVALWNSFKYMIWTLILLIPIPMILACIIDSKLMVGKEFFKSALYLPALTSVAVAGIIFRFAFGEQSTSLMNQVVALFGMDPFKWLKNGTTGFIVLLVLACWRWTGVNMLYFLSGLKNIPAELYESADIDGANTLQKFRYITIPQLKPTTIYVLTISIYAGLAMFIESYMVFNGNNSPNNIGLTIVGYLYRQGIEKNAMGYASAVGLVLFIIGMAINLVQLKLNGTFKKGD encoded by the coding sequence ATGGTAAAGAGATTTATATATAATAAAAAAGCAGCACCATATGTATTTATATTACCATTTATTCTTGTATTTTTACTTTTTTTCATATCTCCAATGGTAAATACGGTAATAATGAGCTTTGAGAATGTATTACCAGGATCGAGAAAATTTGTTGGGTTTGAAAATTATACAAAACTATTAGGGGATAAGGTTTTCTTAGTTGCGTTATGGAACAGCTTTAAATATATGATATGGACATTGATATTGCTTATTCCAATTCCAATGATACTTGCATGTATAATAGACAGCAAACTAATGGTTGGAAAAGAATTCTTTAAATCTGCATTATATTTACCGGCTTTAACATCTGTTGCTGTGGCAGGTATAATATTTAGATTTGCCTTTGGAGAACAATCTACTTCATTAATGAATCAGGTTGTTGCGCTATTTGGAATGGATCCATTTAAATGGCTAAAAAATGGAACTACAGGATTTATAGTATTGCTAGTATTGGCATGTTGGAGATGGACTGGTGTTAATATGTTATATTTCTTATCAGGACTTAAAAACATTCCTGCGGAATTATATGAATCAGCTGATATAGATGGAGCAAATACATTGCAAAAGTTTAGATATATAACAATACCTCAACTTAAACCGACAACAATTTATGTGCTTACTATATCTATTTACGCAGGTCTTGCAATGTTTATAGAAAGTTATATGGTATTTAATGGCAATAACTCGCCTAATAATATAGGTCTTACAATTGTAGGATATTTATACAGACAAGGTATTGAAAAAAATGCCATGGGTTATGCATCTGCTGTAGGATTAGTATTGTTTATTATAGGAATGGCTATTAATTTAGTGCAATTAAAACTAAATGGAACATTTAAGAAAGGAGATTAG
- a CDS encoding ABC transporter substrate-binding protein encodes MKSVKILKKLAAIAAVTSIAATMLIGCGGSSSSTSSSGGKDSASSSSGDQLEMWTFIEMHKTFYEKMLEKWNQKNPDKKLNINFTVLPYDDMHNKLQSALLSGQGAPDACDIEVGKFPNFLKGDPQLENLDDVISPYKDKLVKSRIDLYSKDGHNYGLPTHVGACVAYYNTEILEKAGIDYKSIATWDDFKAAGAKYYAATGKNFGTADTSAQWQESLMLAEQKSDFTDADGKPQLNSPQMVKALTTLRDLQDAHAIATIPGGQPDQTDAEGAINNGDYAVAIMPLWYMSRFLQYMPDQAGKWAIAPAPVFEKGQLRSVGLGGTGTAVTKTAKNKENLKEFLAYAKLSDEGEQAIWEDLGFDPCNTDLWTKNDITHNPENKFVKYFKTNPFDTLNEIKNEIQLIKSNDAIPSINNVLNTVTLNSIFEDKKDIKQALDEAQQQVENELK; translated from the coding sequence ATGAAAAGTGTAAAAATATTAAAAAAACTTGCTGCTATTGCTGCTGTAACATCCATTGCTGCAACAATGTTAATCGGATGTGGTGGAAGTAGTTCGAGTACTAGCTCGAGTGGAGGAAAGGATTCAGCATCATCTTCTTCAGGAGATCAGTTAGAAATGTGGACATTTATTGAGATGCATAAAACGTTTTATGAAAAGATGTTAGAAAAATGGAATCAGAAAAACCCTGATAAGAAGTTAAATATTAATTTTACAGTTCTTCCTTATGATGATATGCATAATAAATTGCAATCTGCACTCTTGTCCGGACAAGGAGCCCCTGATGCATGTGATATAGAAGTTGGAAAATTCCCTAATTTTCTTAAAGGAGACCCACAATTAGAGAATCTTGATGATGTTATTTCACCTTATAAAGATAAGTTGGTTAAATCTCGTATAGATCTTTACAGTAAAGATGGACATAATTATGGACTACCAACACACGTTGGTGCATGTGTAGCATACTACAATACTGAAATCTTAGAAAAGGCGGGGATTGATTATAAATCTATAGCTACCTGGGATGATTTTAAAGCAGCAGGTGCTAAATATTATGCTGCAACTGGTAAAAACTTTGGGACAGCAGATACAAGTGCTCAATGGCAAGAAAGTCTTATGCTAGCAGAACAAAAATCAGATTTTACTGATGCGGATGGTAAGCCACAATTAAATAGTCCGCAAATGGTTAAAGCACTTACTACGTTAAGAGATTTACAAGATGCCCATGCAATAGCTACTATTCCAGGTGGACAACCTGACCAAACAGATGCTGAAGGTGCGATAAATAATGGGGACTATGCAGTTGCAATTATGCCTCTTTGGTATATGTCAAGATTTTTACAATACATGCCTGATCAAGCAGGTAAATGGGCAATTGCTCCGGCTCCAGTATTTGAAAAAGGTCAACTACGTTCTGTAGGTTTAGGTGGTACAGGTACAGCTGTAACTAAAACAGCTAAGAATAAAGAAAATCTTAAAGAATTCTTAGCATATGCAAAACTTTCAGATGAAGGTGAACAGGCAATATGGGAAGATTTAGGCTTCGATCCATGCAATACTGATTTATGGACTAAAAATGATATTACTCATAATCCAGAAAATAAGTTTGTAAAATACTTTAAGACTAATCCTTTTGATACATTAAACGAAATCAAAAATGAAATACAATTAATTAAATCAAATGATGCTATTCCAAGTATAAACAACGTTTTAAATACAGTTACATTAAATAGCATATTTGAAGATAAAAAAGATATAAAACAAGCATTAGATGAAGCACAGCAACAAGTAGAAAATGAATTGAAATAA